The Pan troglodytes isolate AG18354 chromosome 6, NHGRI_mPanTro3-v2.0_pri, whole genome shotgun sequence genomic sequence CAACTTCTTTAACATTCTTCCCTCCAGTGGATGGACTTAATCTACTCAACCCTCACTCCCAGGGTGGGCTGCACTTACTGACTCCCTTCCAAAAACTAGGGTTTGGATAGGGAAAAATGGTGACTTTACAGTGCAGAAATTTTCCAGTTGCTCCGCCTTAACCAGGTGACCAAGATAAACACCACCAGTGATGAGTCATGTTGATATCCCTGTACCTCATGACATGATTCAAGAAGGGCACCTTATCTCTGTGGTAATCTTCCCAAAAGTCCACAACCTTAGTCTTATTCTGAGGAaatatcagacaaacccaaatgaAGGGACATGCCACAAAATAGCTGATCAATACTCTTCACAAGTGTCAAAGTCATGAAACACTAGAAAAGGCCAAGAAACTCTCATAGATATGGGAAGaataaagagacatgacaacaaaATTCTGTGTGTATGCTGGactggatcctggaacagaaaaagaacactagtgaaaaaactggtgaaatctgagcAAAATCTGTAGTTCAGTTAATAGTAACgtaccaggctgggcacagtggctcatgcctataatcccagcactttgggaggctgaggcagggggatcacgagatcaggagttggaaaacagcctgtccaatatgctgaaaccccgtctctactaaaaaatacaaaaaattagctgagtgtggtggcacacgcctgtagtcccagctactcgggggactgaggcagaagaatcgcttgaacctgggagccggaggtcgcagtgagccaagattgcgccactgcactccagcctgggtaacagagtgagactccagctcaaaaaaaaaaaaaaaaaaaaaagtaatgtaccAATGTTAATGTATTGGTTTTTATCATTATCATACTTATGTAAGATTTTCACATTAGGTAAAGCTGGATGAGGGGTATTCAGAAACCTTGTACTATCTTTACAAGTCTTCTATAAATCTAAagtatttccaaatataaaaagCTTTGTAAAATAAGTGATTGATCTACCTTTGAAATGAAACCTTAAATTACCATGCTGAATTAGCTCTTGGACACTTTAAAATTATGATtactggagaaaaacaaaaatgtagctgggcatggtggctcatgcctgtaatcccagcactttgggaggccgaggtgggaggatcacttgagcccaggaattcaagaccagactgggaagcatggtgaaaccccatctctacaaaaaacacaaaaattagctgggtgtggtgacatacacctgtagtccctgctactcagaaggccaaggtgggagaattgcttgagctttgggggcagaggttgcagtgagccaaaattgaaccactgcacttcagtctgagcgagagtgagatcatgtctcaaaaaaaacaaggtgggctgtggtggctcacatttgtaatcccagcactttggaaggccaaaatgggtggatcacctgaggtcaggagttcaagaccagcctggccaacatagtgaaagcccatctctaccaaaaacacaaaaaaaattagctgggcgtggtggtgggcacctgtaatcccagctacttgggaggctgaggcagagagaattgcttgaacccaggaggcagagtttgcagtgagctgcaattttgctactgcactccagcctgggcaacagaacaagactccatctcaaaaaaaaaaaaaagtttagtttcAGTGGTTGTCGAACAATTAGTTTACTCTGCAAGTAGGTAATGATAACATcatttttcattccattttgcATGCTCTTCTCCATGTAGGGGTTTACCTTGTATCTCTGTATTCTGATAGCCTGGAGTTGTTTTCCTTATTGATACAAATGAAAAGTGGAATCTTTatatgttttccaatttattaaattagtaatgttaaaaataattttaacaaagttaaatggaattattttaaaattctgtttctttgcaGTAAATGTAATCCCAATATAAGACAATACGACTCACATATTTGTGAAAACGAATAGGGCCAATCGTTTCCATTATCACCACAATTATCTATGGTGAGGCCTCTCCATCTTCTACCAGTCCCTCTTTTTTTTCACTCACTCAAAATATATGTATCGATGGTCAAATGTGTCCCAGACATTGTGCAAATCTCTGACAAAGGTAACACAAGAAAATGTGTACTCTGAGAACTTCTTATTCTGCCCCAGTTTAGGAGATTCATGCAACTGCCAAGTAACAATAATAAGATCTAGCAGTTATTGGAGTACCTCATTCCTCACAACTCGTCATAAGGCAGGTGTTATCATTAGATATTCCCCATGTGTATGCAGGATGAGGAAATAGGTTCAGAGAGGTCAAGTGGCTCACCCAAGGGGCACAGCTAAGTGAAAGGCACTGCAGGCATCTCAAACTACCCCCTTCCCACAAGACTCCACTGCAGAGCAGGACAGTCACCCTGACACCAGCCCCATGGGTTCATCTTGCCCATTACCCAGATGgggctgatttatcaagacaagggaattgcaatagagaaagagtttaatacacATAGAGCCAGCTAaacaggagaccagagttttattattactcaaattagcCTCCCAAAATTCGGAGGCAGAGGCTAGGgggctttgtgggtttttttgtttttgtttttgtttttgtttttcttttgagagggagtcttgctctgtcacccaggctggagtgcagtggcatgatctcggctcactgcaacctctgcctcccggattcaagcaattctcctgactcagccccccgagtaactgggattacaggcacatgccaccatgcccggctaatttttgcatttttagtagagacagggtttcaccatgtgggccagagtggtcttgaactcctgatctcaagtgatccacccacctcagcctcccaaagtgctgggattacaggcgtgagccaccatgcccgccggCTAGAGTTTTTTAATGATAGTTTGGTGGGCAAGGGACTACAGAATGGGTGCTGCTAACTGGTTGGGGATGCAATCACAGGGGTGTGGAAAACCGTCCTCAGTGCACCGAGTTGCATTTGGATGCGGGCCACAGAGGAGTCACTGGTCCAGGTGGAGTCATCCTGTCATTAGAAATGGAAAAGTCTGAGAAGGTATCTTCAAAGGCCAGTCTTAGGTTCTACAAAAGTGGTTATTTACAGGaataattggggaagttgcagAGCTTGTGACCTCTGGAACAATGTCTGGTAATTGTTAatgcctacatcttagcagaattcaggcccctctcatAATCCTAAACTTGTGgacttttattagttttataaaaCTGGTTTAGtttggggaagggctattatcatttaaactataaactaaatttctccctaTATTAGCTCGTCCCATGCTCAGGAATGACCAAgggcagtttggaggttaaaggcaCGATGGAGTTGGTGAGTTCAGATCTGTTTCACCTTcgtaattttctcactgttaaaatttttgcaaaggcgATTGCAGCGCCCCTTGTCCACACCTGCGCGCTCCCCAAGGGGTCCCTACCCACCCCTCCCCTGGCTGGGGGCCGTAGGCTGGCCCCGCCCCTGGCTGGGAGCCGTAGGCTGGCCCCGCCCCGCTGCGCCGGAGGGGGACCTCTGCCAGGGCAGTTTCTCTCTGAGGCTGCGCGCTAAGGCGGTGGGCGGTCCCAGGCAGGCCCAGAAGCTGGGCAGCCTCTAACGGGTTCCGGGGAAAGGAGGTCCTGCTGCCACTGCTCTTCCGGAGCCTGCAGCATGGGGCCCCTGACGCGCACCGTGGAGCTCTTCTATGATGTGCTGTCCCCCTACTCCTGGCTGGGCTTCGAGGTGACGCTGGGAGGGGCCTCCTCGGCAGTGTCTGGGGAGTGAGGGCGGAGGGAAGAGTGAGCGCAGGGCTCCGGGACAGAGGTCTCGTGTAACTCCTGGCGCCGCCCAAGGGGTTAAGGCAAGCAGGGAGAGCTCCGGGGCTGAAGGTCACTTTGTGCTTTTAAACGGAATAGAGTCGCTGGCTCCAACCCGAGCCTTTATATCCCGACTGCAGTTTCCCACGGTGATGGAAAGAGGGGCGGCTCCAAACATTCAGGGAGAAATGCAGAACACGGCCACCTCTTAGCCCAGCGATGGCAGTTTTGGGGAAAACTGGCCACAGGAGCGAAGATCCTGGAATAGATTTCTAGTAGTGAGGAGAGTTTTGCCAATTTCAAACCAAACAATGTAGGGTGTCCGCATAACCCCTGCTCTGCACTTAGcgcctcccttccctttccctcggCTCTTTCACTTTTCCATCTTGCACACTGGCAATCGTTCTTGACCTCTGCCCGCAGATCCTGTGCCGGTATCAGAATATCTGGAACATCAACCTGCAGTTGCGGCCCAGCCTCATAACAGGGATCATGAAAGACAGTGGTAGGAAGGGAGGGTCGGGGCAGGGGTGATCTGTGGCCCAAGAGAGCCGACCCCAGCGGGTCCTTATATTGGCACTGGCGGCTAGAAAGCGGCCCTctgccccgtctctactaaaaatacaaaattagccgggcgtggtagtgcatgcctgtataccacagctactcgggaggctgaggcgggagaatcgcttgaacccaggaggcggaggttgcggtgagctgagatcgcgccattgcactccagcctgggcaacaagagcgaaacaacaagagaaaaaaaaggaagctgcCCTCTGCCCAAAACCCACGTCGAGGTCCCCAAACCTGGGACCCTTAGGTCTTTTCTCACTTAGCGTGCCCAACCTTCTCCTGGCAGGAAACAAGCCTCCAGGTCTGCTTCCCCGCAAAGGACTATACATGGCAAATGACTTAAAGCTCCTGAGACACCATCTCCAGATTCCCATCCACTTCCCCAAGGATTTCTTGTCTGTGATGCTTGAAAAAGGTGAAGAGAGTGGGATGTAGACAGGGTATCCAGTGAAGAACACAGAAGTCGGAGATTGAGGGATTGATAGGATGGAGGGGCTGCGGGAGACTAAAGCAAGTGAAGCCTGCCTTGGGAAACCTCAGGATCAGCCTTGAGCGAGCTGAAGGTTGCCGGGCATGAAAGGGAAGAAGAGCAGGCAAATAGGTCATGGGAACCTTGGGTGAGAGGCTGAGGGCGGAGGAGCTCTGGGGGATGTCAGAAGCAAGGAAGAGCTAGTCCTCCACCAGGAAAGCAGCAAGAGGAGCCCTGCCTCTGGGTGCCTCTGCCCCACAGGAAGTTTGTCTGCCATGCGTTTCCTCACCGCCGTGAACTTGGAGCATCCAGAGATGCTGGAGAAAGCGTCCCGGGAGCTGTGGATGCGCGTCTGGTCAAGGGTGAGTGTGGGGCTCTGGGAATCCTCTGGGAGGACCTTGGATGACTTTCTGACCTTCCCCAGGCACGTTTTCAGGGTCATGATCCTGCCCCCGCCCGGGGGATCTACTGTCCTCTCAGTCACACCCCTCTCCCCGCACCGCCTTCCTGCTGTCTTCTCTTCTTCCCAGAATGAAGACATCACCGAGCCGCAGAGCATCCTGGCGGTGAGTGTCCTGGCTCCACCCCAAGTGCACTCATAGAGAATCTGAGAACAGTTGGCGTTTGGGGATAAAGAAGACAATAGGTCTCTTATTGCATGGAAAAGGTTATAATTACTGGGGAAGAAAGGATGTCTGTGATTCAGGGCACAAACTACTGAAAAGTTGGAACTAAGGATCCTCAAAAGGATATCTCAAGGTTGAAAGGGGAAGTGCAAAAGGGACAATGTATGGGTAGAATTTATTTGCTGAAAGATGTCAGTGAGAGAAAGATGCTCAGTGTTGGAACCCCTGGATGGGGAGGGATATAGTATTCACAAGTCTCCACAAACTCCAACACAAACCTCACCAACACATCCAGAGTGGAAGGCAGGAGACTTGTTCCAAGAGGCTTTAAAAAGACGAAAAGAGATAACTAATGCCAGGGTTATATAGGAGCCTGAGTGAGAACAAATGGAAATAGCTCAAAACATTGACCAGTGAGCCATAGATGGGGGTATAAAAGTAAGTTTGTCTTCAGGATTAAATTAGGAAATTCAAAACAGTATTATTCCTctggtttacaaaaaaaaatagttgagacctattcaaatttaatatataaagtgGCAAATCACACAAAAGTTAAATGTATAAGGAATGGCAAATATATCTTCTACAGTCTATACTCCTGCAAAGTACATGTGTAATTTTTAGCTTGCTTTTTTACTTCATATTTAATCATtttccatgctttttttttttttttttttttttttgagacagggtctggctctgtcgcccaggctggagtgcagtggcgtgacctcgacCCACTGCACCCtttgcctcctggactcaagcaatcttcccacctcagtctcctgagtagctgggactacaggcacacactaccatgtccggctaacttttttattttttgtagagaaggggtttcactgtgttgcccaggctggtctcaaactc encodes the following:
- the GSTK1 gene encoding glutathione S-transferase kappa 1 isoform X3, which codes for MGPLTRTVELFYDVLSPYSWLGFEILCRYQNIWNINLQLRPSLITGIMKDSGNKPPGLLPRKGLYMANDLKLLRHHLQIPIHFPKDFLSVMLEKGSLSAMRFLTAVNLEHPEMLEKASRELWMRVWSRAAEKAGMPAEQAQGLLEKIATPKVKNQLKETTEAACRYGAFGLPITVAHVDGQTHMLFGSDRMELLAHLLGEKWMGPVPPAVNARL
- the GSTK1 gene encoding glutathione S-transferase kappa 1 isoform X2; protein product: MGPLTRTVELFYDVLSPYSWLGFEILCRYQNIWNINLQLRPSLITGIMKDSGNKPPGLLPRKGLYMANDLKLLRHHLQIPIHFPKDFLSVMLEKGSLSAMRFLTAVNLEHPEMLEKASRELWMRVWSRNEDITEPQSILAAAEKAGMPAEQAQGLLEKIATPKVKNQLKETTEAACRYGAFGLPITVAHVDGQTHMLFGSDRMELLAHLLGEKWMGPVPPAVNARL
- the GSTK1 gene encoding glutathione S-transferase kappa 1 isoform X1, yielding MGPLTRTVELFYDVLSPYSWLGFEILCRYQNIWNINLQLRPSLITGIMKDSGNKPPGLLPRKGLYMANDLKLLRHHLQIPIHFPKDFLSVMLEKGSLSAMRFLTAVNLEHPEMLEKASRELWMRVWSRVSVGLWESSGRTLDDFLTFPRHVFRVMILPPPGGSTVLSVTPLSPHRLPAVFSSSQNEDITEPQSILAAAEKAGMPAEQAQGLLEKIATPKVKNQLKETTEAACRYGAFGLPITVAHVDGQTHMLFGSDRMELLAHLLGEKWMGPVPPAVNARL